The following is a genomic window from Bordetella petrii.
GTCGAGAATACCTAGTGTGCCGATCACAACAGCAGCGATGGGGACAAGCAGCGACGCTGCGAATACGAAAGAGTTCGCAAGTCTCTGGTTCCGGGTCAGTTCTACACTTGAGAGCCAACAGCCAAGGCCTAGAGCCAGCGGCGGCAGGCTTGGCAAGACATATGTCCATAAGATGTTGCCGGAAAAAGTAAAAAGGACCGGGGCTACTAATGCCCACGACACTAGTAGCTTGACTATGGGTTCACGTAGAGCGGCTTGAGCAGCCTGGCGTAGACTGGATTTCAGTGGCAGCACCAGTAGGCCGGTCACGAGCAACAGACTCCACGGTGCTGAAGCCGCAATCCAATCTAACCAAATTGCTCCCCATGCGCGAGCGTGGGCGGTGCCGTATCGATCACCTGCCCAACCCGCGTCGACGAAGCGAAGGAAATGCTCGCCCACGAGGAAGTACTTCAGAAATCCAGGCGTCTTGAGTTCTGCGATGACATACCATGGCAGTGAAATAGCGAGCATCAATGCAAGCCCTACCGACCACGGTAGAGCCTTTAATGCCTTTCGGCCTTCACGCGCCCATAACGCCCAAGCCAAACTCGCGCCTCCAATCAATACCAGAGCAAGCGGGCCTTTGGCCAACAGACCGATCGAAAGACCAATGAAGAATCCATAGCGCCAGAATGCAGTGGGGCAAAAGGGAGCCACCATTAGTGCAAGCATCGATAGTGTCACGCCCAAAGTGAGAAACGGGTCCGTGAGAACGGCGCCGGCGCTCACAAATGGCAGAAGCATCGCAGCCAGCATTAGCACAGCCCATCGCGCCTGCTGCAAGCCGAAGACTCTTCGTGCAGCCACATAGACGAGGCGCGCAACCAGTAGCATGACTAGCAAGGACGGTAGGCGTACCGCGAACTCGCTCAATCCGAGTAATTTGATGCTCAGGGCCTGAGCCCAAAAGGCTAGAGGAGGTTTTCCCCAAAAGGGCTCCCCCGGTTCAAACCAGGGGGTGACCCAGTCTCCCGAGACGGCCATTATCCTCGCAATCTCTGCATAGCGCGGCTCTGACGTGTCAATCAGTGGAAGCGTTGCCATGGCAAACAAACGGACCCCCAATACAACCACGACGGCAATTAAGAGAGACTTACTACTTATTCTCACCGACTTGCTCCGCCGACGAATCTCCAGGTACAGGCGCTTCGGTTGATTCGATGATCTCCCGTACAAGATAGACGGGACGTTGTTTTGATTCCATGTATGTTTTTCCCAGATATTCGCCCAACAGGCCGATAGTCAGCAACTGAATGCCGCTAAGTAATGTGATCATCGCCATTAGGGACGGATAACCGGGCACTGAGTCGCCAAAAATCAGTGTCTTGAGCACTATCGCAAGACCAAATCCCCCCCCGAGCAATGCAATTACGGCGCCGATTGCAGTGGCCCAACGCAGCGGTGTCGTCGAAAACGAGGTGATACCCTCCATCGCCAAGCCAAACAGGGCAAAGTAATTCCATTTGGTGGTACCGGCCGCTCGAGGTGCTCGATCGTAGTCGATGACGGTCGTTGGCATGCCCACCCATGCATATAGACCTTTCATATATCGGCATCGCTCTGGAAGCCTAAGCATGGCATTGACAGTACGCCGACTCATCAATCGGAAATCACCAGTATCGGCCGGAATTTTTGAATGGCTAAGACGGCTAAGTAGGCGATAGAAGGCGTATGCCGAGAGCTTTTTGGCCCATCCTTCTCCTTGTCGAGATCGACGACGCATGCATACTACGTCGGCGCCAGCTCGCCAAGCAGCAACCATGGCCGGAATCAGTTCAGGGGGATCTTGTAGGTCGGCGTCCAACACGATCACTGCGGCACCACGAGCATGCACCAAACCAGCCGACATCGCGGCTTCTTTGCCGAAGTTGCGGCTCAGGCACACAATGCGCACTGCGGAATTTTGCCGGGCCACTGCGCGGAGAAACGCGACGCTATCGTCAGTGCTACCGTCATCGACGAAGATGATTTCGTATGGGTACCCCTGGCTTTGCAGCAAAGGTTGCAATCGATTCAGACACAGGGGAAGAACTTCTTGCTCATTAAAGAAAGGAATAATGATGGAAAGGCAGTCACTTTGAGCTGCCGAGGCGACTGGTTTCACGGGTGGTTGGTAGGCAGCTAGAGCGTGCATGAAATCGACCTAGTAATACGATGCATCACTCTAGCCGCTGACCCACGACAACACGCAGACGACTACATTACATTTTGGTCAGTTTCAAGAAACGAGAAACCTATGTTCAAGAAGC
Proteins encoded in this region:
- a CDS encoding glycosyltransferase family 2 protein, with amino-acid sequence MHALAAYQPPVKPVASAAQSDCLSIIIPFFNEQEVLPLCLNRLQPLLQSQGYPYEIIFVDDGSTDDSVAFLRAVARQNSAVRIVCLSRNFGKEAAMSAGLVHARGAAVIVLDADLQDPPELIPAMVAAWRAGADVVCMRRRSRQGEGWAKKLSAYAFYRLLSRLSHSKIPADTGDFRLMSRRTVNAMLRLPERCRYMKGLYAWVGMPTTVIDYDRAPRAAGTTKWNYFALFGLAMEGITSFSTTPLRWATAIGAVIALLGGGFGLAIVLKTLIFGDSVPGYPSLMAMITLLSGIQLLTIGLLGEYLGKTYMESKQRPVYLVREIIESTEAPVPGDSSAEQVGENK
- a CDS encoding ArnT family glycosyltransferase translates to MRISSKSLLIAVVVVLGVRLFAMATLPLIDTSEPRYAEIARIMAVSGDWVTPWFEPGEPFWGKPPLAFWAQALSIKLLGLSEFAVRLPSLLVMLLVARLVYVAARRVFGLQQARWAVLMLAAMLLPFVSAGAVLTDPFLTLGVTLSMLALMVAPFCPTAFWRYGFFIGLSIGLLAKGPLALVLIGGASLAWALWAREGRKALKALPWSVGLALMLAISLPWYVIAELKTPGFLKYFLVGEHFLRFVDAGWAGDRYGTAHARAWGAIWLDWIAASAPWSLLLVTGLLVLPLKSSLRQAAQAALREPIVKLLVSWALVAPVLFTFSGNILWTYVLPSLPPLALGLGCWLSSVELTRNQRLANSFVFAASLLVPIAAVVIGTLGILDEPRFKTEKGLVAMVEKLQQPGDTLYFVGSRPFSARYYSQGKAKLLPWQASTLPPFSPSGRLWVAVSRDKSWPLLASPGVVAKSRYSSRRFVLYELRKTASR